From a region of the Terriglobia bacterium genome:
- a CDS encoding ATP-binding protein, whose amino-acid sequence MTGNRVSYTLESTLDSVNKAEELSLQLAAKAGFDEDECQRISMAVREAAVNAVLHGNAYDPKKKMTLSYENTGGELVIRITDQGRGVDLNSIPDPLAPENLLKQSGRGIFLMRAFMDEVRIRILDPGSEITLIKKVAGGTPAGTKEESK is encoded by the coding sequence ATGACCGGGAACCGGGTCTCTTACACGCTCGAGTCGACTTTAGACAGCGTAAACAAGGCGGAGGAACTCTCTCTTCAGCTCGCAGCCAAAGCCGGCTTCGACGAGGACGAGTGTCAGAGGATCTCGATGGCGGTCCGGGAGGCGGCGGTCAACGCCGTCCTCCACGGAAACGCATATGATCCGAAGAAAAAAATGACCCTCTCTTACGAGAACACCGGGGGAGAGCTGGTCATACGGATCACCGACCAGGGCAGGGGGGTGGATTTGAACAGCATCCCCGATCCGCTCGCGCCGGAGAACCTGCTCAAGCAGTCCGGCCGGGGGATCTTTCTCATGCGTGCATTCATGGACGAGGTGCGCATCCGCATCTTGGACCCGGGAAGCGAAATTACCTTGATCAAGAAGGTGGCCGGCGGGACGCCCGCGGGCACCAAGGAGGAATCCAAGTGA
- a CDS encoding efflux RND transporter periplasmic adaptor subunit — protein MNHHRLMVVVAGIIVAIVILGAFVSLRRGEVPIRAEQAARGPIASTITTNGKIEPMDNFEAHAASPSTVKRVLVHEGDRVKRGQLLLQLDDAEARAQAAKAQAQLKASEADLQAVRSGGTHEEVLTTRSDLVKARAEREAAQRNLDAMRRLQERGAASPAEVDAAQSRLQTAQAQLSVLEQKAGGGRYSKPEVARVHAQADQAEAAYQAAQEVLRDANVTAPRDGIVYSLPARHGAFVNTGDLLVQVADLHTVQVRAFVDEPDIGRLANDQRVNITWEGQPGRTWEGKVTRVPSTVLVHGTRTVGEVTCAVNNQDLKLLPNINVNVTITTARRDDALLVPREAVHQHDSRKFVYEVSKGALLRRYVDTGVSDLTRIEITSGLGDKAVVALGSVRGQVLKDGMDVRIVQQ, from the coding sequence ATGAATCATCATCGGCTCATGGTGGTGGTCGCCGGGATCATAGTGGCGATCGTGATTCTAGGCGCCTTTGTCTCCCTTCGCCGGGGGGAGGTTCCGATCCGCGCCGAGCAGGCCGCTCGGGGCCCCATCGCCAGCACCATCACCACCAACGGGAAGATCGAGCCCATGGACAACTTCGAGGCCCACGCTGCCTCCCCCTCGACCGTCAAACGGGTCCTGGTCCATGAAGGCGACCGGGTTAAGCGCGGGCAGCTCCTCCTCCAACTCGATGACGCCGAGGCCCGTGCCCAGGCCGCCAAGGCCCAGGCCCAGCTCAAAGCCTCCGAGGCAGACCTCCAGGCTGTGAGATCGGGCGGGACCCACGAAGAGGTCCTGACCACCAGGTCCGACCTGGTGAAGGCGCGGGCTGAGCGCGAAGCCGCTCAGCGCAATCTGGACGCGATGCGCCGCCTGCAAGAGCGGGGAGCGGCCTCGCCGGCGGAGGTCGACGCCGCCCAGTCCCGACTCCAGACCGCACAGGCACAGCTTTCGGTTCTTGAACAGAAGGCCGGGGGCGGGCGTTACTCCAAGCCCGAAGTCGCCCGGGTCCACGCCCAGGCGGATCAGGCGGAGGCCGCGTACCAAGCCGCCCAGGAAGTTCTCCGTGACGCCAACGTGACTGCGCCCCGCGACGGTATCGTCTACTCCCTCCCGGCTCGTCACGGCGCCTTCGTGAATACCGGCGATCTGCTCGTGCAGGTCGCGGACCTCCACACCGTCCAGGTGCGCGCGTTCGTGGACGAGCCCGACATCGGCCGCCTCGCCAACGACCAGCGTGTCAACATCACCTGGGAAGGCCAGCCCGGCCGGACCTGGGAAGGGAAAGTCACGCGCGTTCCCAGCACCGTCCTTGTGCACGGGACGCGCACGGTGGGCGAAGTCACCTGCGCAGTGAATAATCAGGATCTAAAGCTGCTGCCCAACATCAATGTAAACGTGACCATCACCACCGCCAGGCGCGACGACGCGCTCCTCGTCCCCCGCGAGGCCGTCCACCAGCACGACAGCAGGAAGTTCGTGTACGAAGTGAGCAAGGGAGCGTTGCTTCGCCGATACGTCGATACCGGTGTCTCCGACCTGACCCGCATCGAGATCACCAGCGGACTTGGCGACAAGGCAGTGGTTGCGTTGGGTTCCGTGCGCGGCCAGGTGTTGAAAGACGGGATGGATGTGAGGATAGTCCAGCAATGA
- a CDS encoding glycosyltransferase family 2 protein — protein sequence MHTFSWILGLLLGAVWLHRLLDAAIGMPAIPDIARPEWDGAPSDASVTVIVPARNEQEHIEGALRSLLGLEYPRLEIIAVDDRSTDTTGRVMDRIAAEDGSGRLRVIHIEELPAGWLGKTHAMWLASQKAGGDWILFTDADVVFRPDALRRALRYVEQQKADHLVIFPTIEMRSAGERMMIAFFQALFTFGHRPWKVADPKTRDHMGVGAFNLLRRSAYQNIGTHEKLRLAVIDDMKLGELIKQNGFAQRNVFGTDLLSIHWAKGGMGVVHNLTKNMFALMLFRWPRAVGAAFLLGLFNLGPFLGLLLAHGWAKAGYGVATFVIFALYVGMSTKTKISPIYFLAHPISSVMFVFILLRSTFLTLWQGGVVWRGTKYPLEELRAGMLGGEFTPL from the coding sequence ATGCATACCTTCTCTTGGATCTTAGGGCTGCTGCTGGGGGCAGTGTGGTTGCACCGGCTGCTGGATGCGGCGATCGGGATGCCCGCTATCCCGGACATCGCACGTCCGGAGTGGGATGGCGCACCCAGTGACGCCTCGGTGACGGTGATCGTCCCGGCCCGCAACGAGCAGGAGCACATCGAGGGGGCCCTACGGTCGCTGCTGGGGCTGGAGTATCCGCGGCTGGAGATCATCGCGGTGGACGACCGCTCGACGGACACGACCGGCCGGGTCATGGACCGAATCGCTGCCGAGGACGGCAGCGGGCGGCTGCGGGTGATCCACATCGAGGAATTGCCTGCCGGCTGGCTCGGCAAGACGCACGCCATGTGGCTCGCCTCCCAGAAGGCAGGTGGCGACTGGATCCTGTTCACCGACGCCGACGTCGTCTTCCGCCCAGACGCATTGCGCCGCGCCCTGCGCTACGTCGAGCAGCAGAAGGCCGACCACCTCGTCATTTTCCCCACCATTGAGATGAGATCGGCGGGCGAGCGCATGATGATCGCCTTTTTCCAGGCGCTGTTTACCTTCGGTCATCGGCCATGGAAAGTGGCCGACCCCAAGACTCGCGACCACATGGGGGTGGGCGCATTCAACCTGTTGCGCCGCAGCGCGTACCAAAACATCGGAACCCACGAAAAGCTGCGCCTGGCGGTCATCGACGACATGAAGCTCGGCGAACTCATCAAGCAGAACGGGTTCGCGCAGCGCAACGTCTTCGGCACGGACCTGCTATCGATCCATTGGGCCAAGGGCGGGATGGGAGTCGTGCACAACCTCACCAAGAACATGTTCGCGCTGATGCTGTTCCGCTGGCCGCGGGCCGTCGGCGCGGCGTTCCTTCTGGGTCTGTTCAACCTGGGCCCCTTCCTGGGATTGCTGCTGGCGCACGGCTGGGCGAAGGCGGGTTACGGAGTGGCGACGTTCGTGATCTTCGCGCTGTATGTGGGCATGTCCACGAAAACGAAGATCTCTCCCATCTACTTCCTGGCGCACCCCATTAGCTCGGTCATGTTCGTGTTCATCCTGCTGCGCTCCACCTTCCTGACGCTGTGGCAGGGTGGCGTGGTGTGGCGGGGAACAAAATATCCGCTGGAGGAGCTGCGGGCAGGCATGCTGGGCGGAGAATTCACCCCGCTCTAA
- a CDS encoding divalent metal cation transporter, with protein MRKLRRWKTRTLLFLAVVGPGFITANVDNDAGGIWTYSAAGAQFGYALLWTMIPITVALIVVQEMSARMGAVTGKGLSDLIREEYGLRITVLMMAGLLITNFGNVVAEFAGIASSLELWHVPRQVSVPVCAFIVWLMVVKGSYKSVEKIFLTASFFYFAYILAGVLAGPHWREAAAATFRPPSARSFDNSAYLYMVIALVGTTIAPWMQFYLQASIVEKGVTARQYGASRLDVISGCIFTDVVAWFIVVACAATLYVHGVRDIGSAADAAQALRPLAGDYAYILFSAGLFNASLFAASILPISTAYTVCEGLGFESGVGKKFSEAPFFYWLYTILIAAGAGVILAPNIPLVKLSILSQVVNGMVLPFVLIFMLLLANKRELMGEHTNSRLFNVIAWVTTFVMIALTIGWFLTLRGK; from the coding sequence ATGAGGAAGCTGAGACGCTGGAAGACCCGGACCCTGCTGTTCCTGGCAGTCGTCGGGCCGGGCTTTATCACGGCAAACGTCGACAACGATGCCGGTGGCATCTGGACGTATTCGGCTGCCGGCGCGCAGTTCGGCTACGCGTTGCTGTGGACCATGATCCCCATCACGGTCGCGTTGATCGTGGTCCAGGAGATGTCCGCGCGCATGGGCGCGGTCACCGGCAAGGGCCTTAGCGACCTTATCCGCGAAGAGTACGGCCTGCGCATCACCGTCCTGATGATGGCTGGACTGTTGATCACCAATTTCGGCAACGTGGTGGCCGAATTCGCCGGAATCGCCAGCAGCCTGGAACTGTGGCATGTTCCCCGGCAGGTGAGCGTCCCGGTCTGCGCATTCATCGTGTGGCTCATGGTGGTGAAGGGCAGCTACAAAAGCGTCGAGAAGATCTTCCTCACCGCCTCGTTCTTTTACTTCGCGTACATCCTTGCCGGAGTGCTGGCGGGGCCGCATTGGAGGGAAGCTGCGGCCGCAACCTTCCGGCCGCCATCCGCGAGGTCGTTCGACAACTCCGCGTACCTCTACATGGTGATCGCGCTGGTCGGCACTACGATCGCGCCCTGGATGCAGTTCTACCTCCAGGCCTCGATCGTGGAGAAGGGAGTGACCGCGCGCCAATACGGGGCCTCGCGGCTGGACGTGATCTCGGGCTGCATCTTCACCGACGTGGTCGCGTGGTTCATCGTGGTGGCTTGTGCCGCGACTCTCTATGTCCACGGGGTGCGCGACATCGGGAGCGCCGCGGACGCCGCCCAGGCCTTGCGCCCGCTCGCCGGGGACTACGCGTACATCCTCTTCTCGGCGGGGCTGTTCAATGCTTCGCTGTTCGCGGCGTCGATCCTGCCCATCTCGACGGCTTACACCGTCTGTGAAGGCCTTGGGTTTGAATCCGGCGTGGGGAAGAAGTTCAGTGAAGCGCCGTTCTTCTACTGGCTTTACACCATCCTAATCGCGGCGGGAGCGGGTGTGATCCTGGCGCCGAATATCCCGCTGGTGAAGCTCAGTATCCTGTCGCAGGTGGTCAACGGCATGGTGTTGCCCTTCGTGCTCATTTTCATGCTGCTGCTGGCGAACAAGCGCGAGCTCATGGGCGAGCACACCAATTCGCGGCTCTTCAATGTGATCGCATGGGTGACGACCTTCGTCATGATCGCGCTCACCATCGGCTGGTTCCTCACCCTGAGAGGAAAATAG
- the queF gene encoding preQ(1) synthase → MPKKPRYTPEHAQAGLDHVLPEIETWPNQFPAYEIVIDIPEFTSVCPKTGLPDFGVLTIRYMPVQGCLELKSLKEYLLCYRNLGIFQENVVNRVLEDVVRACKPKWAVVKGDFRPRGGIGTTVEARWPRPK, encoded by the coding sequence ATGCCCAAGAAGCCGCGGTATACGCCGGAGCATGCCCAGGCCGGTCTCGACCATGTGCTCCCCGAGATCGAAACCTGGCCGAATCAGTTCCCGGCGTATGAGATCGTCATCGATATTCCCGAGTTCACGTCGGTATGCCCCAAGACCGGGCTGCCGGACTTCGGCGTCCTCACCATCCGCTATATGCCGGTCCAGGGGTGCCTGGAATTGAAGTCGCTGAAGGAGTACCTGCTGTGCTACCGCAACCTGGGCATCTTCCAGGAGAACGTCGTCAACCGAGTGCTGGAAGACGTCGTGCGCGCCTGTAAACCCAAGTGGGCGGTGGTGAAGGGGGATTTCCGTCCGCGGGGCGGGATCGGCACGACGGTCGAGGCGCGCTGGCCGCGGCCGAAATAG
- a CDS encoding STAS domain-containing protein codes for MTMKASTRQMDGVTIVDLSGRITLGEGSVVLRDAVRDLVGKGSKKILLNLGDVTYIDSSGIGELVSAFTTVRNQGGELKLLNLTKKVHDLLQITKLYTVFDVKDDEATAIAAFTK; via the coding sequence GTGACGATGAAGGCCAGCACACGGCAGATGGACGGCGTGACGATCGTGGACCTGAGCGGACGCATCACCCTCGGGGAGGGCAGCGTTGTCTTGCGCGATGCCGTCCGCGACCTGGTCGGCAAGGGGAGCAAGAAGATCCTGCTGAACCTCGGCGATGTCACCTACATCGACAGCTCGGGCATCGGCGAGTTGGTCAGCGCCTTCACCACCGTTCGTAACCAGGGCGGTGAGCTCAAGCTGCTCAACCTGACCAAGAAGGTGCACGACCTGCTCCAGATCACCAAGCTGTACACCGTTTTCGACGTCAAGGACGACGAAGCGACCGCCATCGCGGCGTTCACCAAGTAG
- a CDS encoding (deoxy)nucleoside triphosphate pyrophosphohydrolase, which yields MKQVVAALFLHDNKILICQRTRHQPMPLKWEFPGGKIEQGEQPHDALVREIEEELGVVPTIGPEVARIQHTYKNGGAVNLRFYLVEKYNGDLENRIFRDMRWVDRSELPAYDFLEADLEMVRDLAAGKIL from the coding sequence ATGAAGCAAGTCGTCGCTGCCCTGTTCCTCCATGACAACAAGATCCTCATCTGCCAGCGCACGCGGCATCAGCCCATGCCGCTCAAGTGGGAGTTTCCCGGCGGAAAAATCGAACAGGGCGAGCAGCCGCACGATGCCCTGGTCCGGGAGATCGAGGAAGAACTGGGCGTGGTGCCCACGATCGGTCCCGAGGTGGCCCGGATCCAGCACACCTACAAGAATGGCGGGGCGGTCAATCTGCGCTTCTACCTAGTGGAGAAATACAACGGCGACCTCGAAAACCGTATCTTCCGCGACATGCGCTGGGTGGACCGCTCCGAACTCCCCGCCTACGACTTCCTCGAGGCGGACCTGGAGATGGTCCGCGATCTGGCGGCGGGGAAAATCCTTTAG
- a CDS encoding xanthine dehydrogenase family protein molybdopterin-binding subunit, translating to MKTTRRDFLKVTGAAGAGLVIGFHLPSSLQAAPNDPAAFEPNVWLQIDPAGKVTITCAKSEMGQGVRTSLPMIVAEELDADFAHVAVKQAMGDPKYGQQLTGGSTSVRTSLEKLRKAGATARAMLVAAAAKEWSVDAGACHTDKGFVTGPGGKRASYGSLAAAAAKLPVPKNVKLKDPKDFKIIGQPLPRTDLGEKVSGKAQFGIDVRLPGMLVANIARCPVFGGKVAKFDAAKAKAVPGVKHVVQVSSGVAVVGDSYWSAHKGREALEITWDEGPHARMNSADISQRFAELAKGEANVGEKHGDAGSALSQAAQKIEATYEVPFLAHATMEPMNCAASVKGNDIEVWAPTQFPENLREQGSSLLDVKPEQIKVHVTFLGGGFGRRAESDYALDALAVSKAISAPVKVVWSREDDMQHDWYRPASYHVLSGGLDAKGKLVAWKHRVVAPSIGGQRGWVKPGALDKDALDAAVELRYSIPNLLVDYVMANTGVPAGWWRSVYASQNALATESFIDELAAAAKTDPLEFRLAIANPRAAGVLKLAAEKAGWGKPAGGRAQGIAMAFSFGTYVAHVAEVSLEHGIPRLRRVVAAVDCGMYVNPAIIEAQIMSAVVFGLSGMRSAITVQNGRAQQSNFHDFEVPRLNDVPNVEVHLVKSGEKPGGIGEPGLPPLAPAVLNAMAAATGKRVRKLPLSA from the coding sequence ATGAAAACCACCCGCCGTGACTTCCTCAAGGTGACCGGCGCCGCAGGAGCGGGGCTTGTCATCGGCTTCCATCTACCCTCCAGTCTTCAGGCCGCCCCGAATGATCCGGCAGCCTTCGAGCCCAACGTGTGGTTGCAGATCGATCCCGCGGGCAAAGTGACCATCACGTGCGCCAAGTCGGAGATGGGCCAGGGCGTACGCACGTCGCTCCCCATGATCGTCGCCGAAGAGTTGGACGCGGATTTCGCGCACGTGGCTGTCAAACAGGCGATGGGCGATCCGAAGTACGGCCAGCAGTTGACCGGGGGCAGCACCAGCGTGCGCACTTCGCTGGAGAAGCTCCGCAAGGCCGGCGCGACCGCGCGCGCCATGCTGGTCGCCGCTGCGGCCAAGGAGTGGAGTGTCGACGCCGGCGCCTGCCATACCGACAAAGGCTTCGTGACCGGTCCCGGAGGCAAGCGTGCCAGCTACGGGTCGCTCGCGGCAGCCGCCGCGAAGCTGCCGGTCCCCAAAAACGTAAAGCTCAAAGACCCAAAGGACTTCAAGATCATCGGCCAGCCGCTGCCCCGCACCGACCTGGGCGAAAAGGTCAGCGGAAAGGCCCAGTTCGGCATAGACGTCCGCCTGCCGGGCATGTTGGTCGCCAACATCGCTCGCTGCCCTGTGTTTGGCGGCAAGGTGGCAAAGTTCGACGCCGCCAAAGCCAAGGCCGTGCCGGGTGTGAAACACGTGGTCCAGGTATCGAGCGGCGTGGCTGTCGTCGGCGACTCGTACTGGTCGGCGCACAAGGGCCGCGAGGCGCTGGAGATCACCTGGGACGAAGGCCCGCACGCCCGCATGAATAGCGCCGACATCAGCCAACGCTTCGCTGAACTGGCCAAGGGAGAAGCCAACGTCGGAGAGAAGCACGGTGATGCGGGCTCCGCGCTATCCCAAGCCGCACAAAAAATCGAAGCGACCTACGAGGTTCCTTTCCTGGCGCACGCCACCATGGAGCCGATGAATTGCGCCGCCAGCGTGAAGGGCAACGACATAGAAGTTTGGGCTCCGACCCAGTTTCCCGAGAACCTGCGCGAACAAGGATCCAGCCTGCTCGACGTCAAGCCTGAGCAGATCAAGGTTCACGTCACCTTCCTCGGCGGCGGGTTCGGTCGACGTGCCGAATCTGATTACGCGCTCGATGCCCTCGCGGTCTCGAAGGCAATCAGTGCGCCGGTGAAGGTCGTATGGTCGCGCGAGGACGACATGCAGCACGACTGGTACCGGCCGGCCAGCTACCACGTGCTCAGCGGCGGCTTGGACGCGAAGGGGAAACTGGTGGCATGGAAGCATCGCGTGGTCGCGCCCTCCATCGGTGGCCAGCGCGGCTGGGTTAAACCGGGGGCGCTCGACAAGGATGCGCTCGATGCCGCGGTGGAGCTTCGTTACTCCATCCCCAACCTGCTCGTCGATTATGTGATGGCCAACACCGGCGTGCCGGCGGGATGGTGGCGCTCGGTGTACGCCTCTCAGAACGCGCTCGCTACCGAATCTTTCATAGACGAGCTCGCGGCGGCGGCGAAAACGGATCCGCTGGAATTCCGCCTCGCCATCGCCAATCCTCGCGCCGCCGGGGTCCTGAAGCTCGCGGCGGAAAAAGCCGGATGGGGCAAGCCGGCCGGTGGACGGGCCCAGGGCATCGCCATGGCGTTCTCGTTCGGCACCTATGTGGCGCACGTGGCCGAGGTCTCTCTGGAGCACGGCATACCCCGGCTGCGTCGCGTGGTCGCGGCCGTGGACTGCGGGATGTACGTGAACCCCGCGATCATCGAAGCCCAGATCATGAGCGCCGTGGTGTTCGGGCTGTCCGGCATGCGCTCGGCCATCACCGTCCAGAACGGCCGCGCGCAACAGAGCAACTTCCACGATTTCGAGGTCCCACGCCTGAACGATGTCCCCAACGTGGAAGTGCACCTGGTGAAGAGCGGCGAGAAGCCGGGCGGGATCGGCGAACCCGGATTGCCGCCGCTTGCCCCGGCCGTGCTCAACGCCATGGCGGCCGCCACCGGCAAGCGTGTGCGCAAACTTCCGCTCTCGGCCTGA
- a CDS encoding CBS domain-containing protein: MMTVALSELLGAPVLDSSGRVGGRVREIAMCPQEDAVRVSGIIVKTPEGERVLPPRALQALERSGVRASAPAAEWQPFIGGEGFLLLSRDLLDQQIIDVHGRKVVRVNDVDLVEDHHNAHVELKVSGVDVGARGAIRRLLKGLVPGVALHALVSKIPPRIIPWEFVDLIETDPARRVKLKIEHELLSKLHPADIADIVEELAPAEREAVFETLDEHVAAEALEEVDPKLQVKIMESLDSDRAADIVEEMDPDAAADLLGDLPKETSDEILEEMEPEEREEVAELLEFREDTAAGRMTTDYLAMGAGATVQDAVETLKQFEGGIESVGTIYLLGPDAKLLGAVPLARIVVSPAGTPLQQITLEPLISCHAGASEKEVAELFDKYNLQTLPVLDDAGRMTGVITADDVISLLRSKL, from the coding sequence ATGATGACGGTCGCGCTATCGGAGCTGCTGGGAGCGCCCGTGCTGGATTCTTCCGGCCGGGTCGGCGGACGGGTGCGCGAGATCGCCATGTGCCCGCAGGAAGACGCGGTCCGGGTTTCCGGCATCATCGTGAAGACTCCGGAAGGCGAACGGGTGCTGCCGCCGCGCGCCCTCCAGGCATTGGAGCGGAGCGGGGTGCGGGCGTCCGCTCCCGCAGCAGAGTGGCAGCCATTCATTGGCGGGGAAGGGTTCCTGCTGCTCTCCCGCGACCTGCTTGACCAGCAGATCATCGACGTGCACGGCCGCAAGGTGGTGCGCGTCAACGACGTGGACCTGGTCGAGGACCACCATAACGCGCACGTCGAGCTGAAGGTCTCCGGCGTAGACGTCGGCGCCCGCGGCGCCATACGGCGCCTGCTGAAAGGGCTGGTGCCCGGGGTAGCCTTGCACGCCCTGGTATCCAAGATCCCGCCGCGCATCATTCCCTGGGAGTTCGTCGACCTGATCGAAACCGACCCGGCGCGGCGCGTGAAGCTGAAAATCGAGCACGAGCTCCTTTCCAAGCTGCACCCCGCCGACATCGCCGACATCGTCGAAGAACTCGCTCCCGCCGAGCGCGAAGCCGTGTTCGAAACGCTGGACGAGCACGTCGCCGCCGAAGCGCTGGAGGAGGTCGATCCCAAGCTGCAGGTAAAGATCATGGAGTCGCTCGACTCCGACCGGGCCGCGGACATCGTCGAGGAAATGGATCCGGACGCGGCCGCGGACCTGCTGGGAGACCTGCCCAAGGAGACCTCGGACGAGATCCTGGAGGAGATGGAGCCGGAGGAACGCGAGGAAGTCGCAGAGCTGCTCGAGTTCCGCGAAGATACTGCAGCCGGCCGCATGACCACCGACTACCTCGCCATGGGCGCCGGGGCTACGGTGCAGGACGCGGTCGAGACCCTGAAACAGTTCGAGGGCGGGATCGAGAGCGTCGGCACCATCTACCTGCTCGGCCCCGATGCCAAGTTGCTGGGAGCAGTTCCGCTGGCAAGGATCGTGGTCTCTCCAGCAGGCACGCCCTTGCAGCAAATCACTCTGGAGCCGCTGATCTCCTGCCACGCCGGGGCCAGTGAGAAGGAAGTGGCAGAACTGTTCGACAAGTACAACCTCCAGACCCTTCCCGTGCTGGACGACGCGGGCCGCATGACCGGGGTGATCACCGCCGACGACGTCATCAGCCTGCTGCGCAGCAAACTTTAA
- a CDS encoding GAF domain-containing protein: MPFAVDTRQLAQELDRVAEGARTVEELMSIIVARLMERLPKYNWVGFYMIEKGRTGAPDMLVLGPYIGAPTPHKRIPLDKGVCGAAASSGETVVVDDVNKDPRYLACSIATRSEIVAPVYAKGRVVGELDIDSHTPAAFDADDRRLVEHCAELVGRYFEKTAS; this comes from the coding sequence ATGCCTTTCGCCGTCGATACGCGACAGTTGGCTCAGGAACTCGACCGCGTGGCCGAAGGGGCGCGCACCGTCGAGGAACTGATGAGCATCATTGTGGCGCGGCTGATGGAGCGCCTGCCCAAGTACAACTGGGTCGGCTTCTACATGATCGAAAAGGGACGCACGGGCGCACCCGACATGCTGGTGCTCGGTCCCTATATCGGCGCGCCGACTCCGCACAAGCGTATCCCATTGGACAAAGGCGTCTGCGGCGCGGCCGCCAGCAGCGGCGAAACCGTGGTGGTCGACGACGTGAACAAGGACCCCCGCTACCTGGCGTGCTCGATCGCAACCAGGTCCGAGATCGTGGCTCCCGTGTACGCGAAGGGCCGTGTCGTGGGCGAACTCGACATCGACAGCCACACCCCGGCCGCATTCGATGCCGATGACCGCCGGCTCGTGGAGCACTGCGCCGAATTGGTGGGCCGCTATTTCGAGAAGACCGCCTCATGA
- a CDS encoding MFS transporter has translation MAPKLYPRTTLALLTAINFINYIDRSVLFAVQPLIQEEFRRSDRAFGFLTTAFFFSYMFFAPVAGVLADRYPRRIIIVTGIAVWSGATLLTGVTHEFSTLLIRHTIVGIGEASYAAIAPAFIADLFPEHKRGRMLSIFYLAIPVGTAVGYVVGGHLGHHYGWRTPFYVAAAPGFVLAALMSLVPEPRRGSHDLLEETAERATLWGLARNGAFWSASLGMAMMTFALGGMQVWMPTFLSRMRAMPLDRADWFFGVSIAVNGVVATLFGGWLGDRLLRRTSAAYYFVSAVGMAIGVPLMFAAIYGTGALMFPAIVAAEFFLLVNTGPLNAAVVNSVGAHIRSSAIAVNLFVIHLLGDAFSPTLMGWISDKANLQTAFLSAIFAIALSTAILFYGMRFAPKLRPEQLAANPTGTGH, from the coding sequence ATGGCACCCAAGCTCTACCCGCGAACCACGCTGGCCCTGCTGACCGCAATCAATTTCATCAATTACATCGACCGCTCAGTGCTGTTCGCAGTGCAGCCGCTGATCCAGGAGGAGTTCCGGCGAAGCGACCGCGCGTTCGGGTTCCTGACCACCGCGTTCTTCTTCTCCTACATGTTCTTCGCGCCGGTGGCGGGCGTGCTGGCGGACCGCTATCCGCGGCGGATCATTATCGTGACCGGCATCGCCGTCTGGAGCGGCGCGACGCTGCTGACCGGGGTGACGCACGAGTTTTCGACCCTGCTCATCCGGCACACCATCGTGGGCATCGGCGAGGCCAGCTATGCGGCCATTGCGCCGGCATTCATCGCCGACCTGTTTCCCGAGCACAAGCGCGGGCGGATGCTGTCCATCTTCTACCTGGCCATCCCGGTGGGCACGGCGGTGGGCTACGTGGTCGGGGGCCACCTGGGGCACCATTACGGCTGGCGCACGCCTTTCTACGTCGCCGCCGCACCGGGCTTTGTGCTGGCGGCGCTCATGTCGCTGGTGCCGGAGCCGCGGCGTGGCAGCCACGATCTGCTCGAGGAGACCGCCGAGCGGGCGACCTTGTGGGGACTTGCCCGTAACGGGGCGTTCTGGAGCGCCAGCCTGGGCATGGCCATGATGACCTTCGCGCTGGGCGGCATGCAGGTGTGGATGCCCACCTTCCTCTCGCGCATGCGCGCCATGCCGCTGGACCGCGCGGACTGGTTCTTTGGCGTCAGCATAGCCGTTAATGGAGTGGTGGCGACGCTTTTCGGCGGATGGCTGGGCGACCGGTTGCTCCGGCGAACTTCCGCGGCGTATTACTTTGTCTCGGCCGTGGGCATGGCGATCGGGGTGCCTTTGATGTTCGCCGCGATCTATGGCACCGGGGCCTTGATGTTTCCGGCGATCGTGGCTGCGGAATTCTTTTTGCTGGTCAACACGGGCCCATTGAATGCGGCCGTGGTGAACTCGGTGGGAGCCCACATCCGCTCCAGCGCCATCGCCGTGAACCTGTTTGTCATCCACCTGCTGGGCGACGCGTTCTCGCCCACGCTGATGGGCTGGATCTCCGACAAAGCGAACCTGCAAACCGCGTTCCTCTCCGCCATCTTCGCCATCGCCCTTTCCACCGCGATCTTGTTTTACGGGATGCGATTCGCCCCGAAATTGCGACCGGAGCAGCTGGCGGCGAATCCAACCGGGACAGGACACTGA